A portion of the Oreochromis niloticus isolate F11D_XX linkage group LG10, O_niloticus_UMD_NMBU, whole genome shotgun sequence genome contains these proteins:
- the LOC100693544 gene encoding LIM/homeobox protein Lhx1, translated as MLQCASCEKPILDRFLLKVLDRPWHIKCVQCCDCKCSLTEKCFSREGKLYCKNDFFRKFGTKCAGCAQGILPSDLVRRAKSKVFHLNCFTCVMCNKQLSTGEELYILDEFKFVCKEDYENNSGKDTILLSVTTCSDPSLSPDSQDPQDDGKDSENGHLSDKDTCSNENDEQSAVGKRRGPRTTIKAKQLETLKAAFAATPKPTRHIREQLSRETGLNMRVIQVWFQNRRSKERRMKQLSALSARRHVFFRNPRRMRGLGERVEPGELGHFSYYGEYPGEYYGSGGNYEYFQGPPLSQAQTPADLGFVPSTVPAGTPLGAMDHHHPGHHCPGEVQCFSDTLSHHPVDSPSPEPNGPSSIHSISSEMCGPSTPFTTVSLSDNGYTNQLSQPSSEMSEGTVW; from the exons ATGCTTCAGTGTGCCAGCTGTGAAAAACCTATTCTCGATAGGTTCTTGCTCAAAGTTTTGGACAGACCGTGGCACATCAAATGCGTCCAGTGCTGCGACTGCAAATGTAGTTTGACAGAGAAGTGTTTTTCTCGAGAAGGGAAACTGTATTGCAAGAATGATTTCTTTAG GAAATTTGGAACCAAGTGCGCTGGATGCGCGCAGGGGATTTTACCCAGTGATCTAGTCCGCAGAGCCAAGAGCAAAGTGTTTCACCTGAACTGTTTCACTTGTGTGATGTGTAACAAACAGCTGTCCACCGGAGAGGAACTGTACATCCTGGACGAATTCAAGTTCGTTTGCAAAGAGGACTATGAAAACAACTCCGGGAAAGACACAATCCTCCTTTCAG TAACGACGTGCAGCGACCCAAGTCTGTCTCCGGACTCTCAGGACCCGCAGGACGATGGGAAGGACTCAGAAAACGGGCATTTATCGGATAAAGACACGTGCAGCAACGAGAACGACGAGCAGAGCGCCGTCGGAAAACGACGCGGGCCTCGGACCACTATAAAAGCCAAGCAGCTGGAGACCCTGAAAGCGGCTTTTGCGGCCACACCGAAGCCCACCAGGCACATCAGAGAGCAGCTGTCACGGGAGACGGGTCTCAACATGAGAGTCATCCAG GTTTGGTTCCAAAATCGGAGGTCTAAAGAGAGACGTATGAAACAGCTGAGCGCTCTAAGCGCTCGGAGACACGTGTTTTTCCGCAACCCGAGGAGAATGAGAGGCCTGGGAGAGAGAGTGGAACCAGGAGAGCTTGGACACTTTTCTTATTATGGAG AATATCCTGGTGAATACTATGGCTCAGGAGGGAATTATGAGTACTTTCAAGGCCCACCATTATCGCAAGCACAGACTCCAGCAGACCTAGGCTTTGTGCCCTCCACAGTCCCGGCTGGCACCCCACTAGGAGCCATGGACCACCATCATCCTGGGCACCACTGTCCCGGAGAGGTTCAGTGTTTCTCTGATACATTATCTCATCATCCCGTGGACTCACCTAGTCCGGAGCCCAATGGACCAAGTTCAATTCACAGCATCTCCAGTGAAATGTGTGGCCCCAGCACGCCCTTCACCACTGTTTCTCTCAGTGACAACGGATACACCAACCAGCTGTCTCAGCCCTCTTCAGAAATGAGTGAAGGCACTGTTTGGTAA